The Denticeps clupeoides chromosome 5, fDenClu1.1, whole genome shotgun sequence genome includes a region encoding these proteins:
- the med18 gene encoding mediator of RNA polymerase II transcription subunit 18 codes for MEAPPVTVMPVTGGAINMMEYLLQGSVLDQALESLLHRLRGLCDNMEPETFADHEMVHLLKGQQGQPFLLRARHSLSSPTDPWHLRYLGQPEVGDKSRHALVRNCVDVATSQSLPDFLNEMGFRMDHEFVAKGHIFRKGSMKVVVSKLWRVLVPGNTENTEPLSLSYLVELSVLAPAGQDNVSEDMRSFAEQLKPLVHLEKIDPKKHT; via the exons ATGGAAGCACCGCCAGTAACAGTGATGCCCGTGACGGGAGGTGCGATAAACATGATGGAGTACCTGCTGCAAG GTAGTGTGCTGGATCAAGCACTGGAAAGTCTTCTGCACCGTCTACGAGGCCTGTGTGACAACATGGAGCCTGAGACCTTTGCTGATCATGAAATGGTTCACTTACTTAAAGGGCAGCAGGGTCAGCCCTTTTTGCTAAGAGCTCGACACTCCCTGTCCAGTCCCACAGATCCCTGGCACCTGCGCTACCTGGGCCAACCTGAGGTGGGGGATAAGAGCCGCCATGCCCTGGTGCGCAACTGTGTAGATGTGGCAACCTCACAAAGCCTCCCAGACTTCTTAAATGAAATGGGTTTTCGCATGGACCATGAGTTTGTGGCCAAAGGCCACATTTTCCGCAAGGGCAGCATGAAGGTGGTGGTGAGCAAGCTATGGCGAGTGCTGGTGCCTGGCAACACTGAGAACACAGAGCCACTCTCGCTGTCATACCTGGTGGAGTTGAGTGTGCTGGCACCGGCAGGTCAGGATAATGTTTCAGAGGATATGCGCAGCTTTGCCGAGCAGCTCAAACCTCTGGTGCACTTGGAGAAGATTGATCCTAAGAAGCACACATGA